From a single Pseudorasbora parva isolate DD20220531a chromosome 17, ASM2467924v1, whole genome shotgun sequence genomic region:
- the pprc1 gene encoding peroxisome proliferator-activated receptor gamma coactivator-related protein 1 isoform X1, with product MAARWGTGEEMLKACNIQMFSPVNLDEAEILQGSFTGSCLEYSSLNNGDALEVLHGCLDPSILSIFEDNPTGEVKCNIDEESEATLLTALTEILDNVDDENLSPFDTLPDSDLFSGQKGQEHSPLRKLLTRPPPESLIHARQFPGKSLPRMQRVSQQNSEGEEEDGDASFSTPIANIDLSSLEEFDWCLPVSLEQDGEGMPVTLSDLVKHMHPYCMTLCVEGEEGQEHILPERGLVLEVVDQGEHGEPILAIPDLGLPFSHTHSAEGEQRVPEKSINKLEPKPEDNAEKVPPPSEESLLEEKKRAVKLCKGKKKSKSKLVEQRILRSSRVKEEPKKKKQDEQKKKKVTFSPDILSAEPERPKTGNPTKSMTPEPRVEKEHIMTPQTKAKITDSQPESKPLEKSVAEEPLSKQEPVSEQPAVCQRNESKPKPLSLQQYRLLRQQKKPDPVDKTEDYSTKWPKLPEAPKELPPIPCLPDPSPRDPRKTLHTSIKKDPAPEIMPAWHPRGPAAPPTPEALLIPPASLMVSSKTKPATSNTSTPSPSGTSESAPHSVHLSPQKLPAPSGVPQNTIHNKTSTLVSHVAEVPPERMVSPPVSTTSGDSHCLNTPSIKESLHSNPNAAHVCEGVPSKDPSRPQMITTPVQSSNSSPLKPSAAVPAKRETEQVVLAPVSHQAKNTMPTNSKKLTSRLQPHVAPIAAQPFFSAQVQARVVELAEQMRMASSEIPKPKNTTVELIESFTNEIGIEAADLTSLLEQFEESQSKEEPRVPEVCGRAAAVGNSSYEQQVETKALEKTRNHDLGSTAGLTPPATPPHQMWKPIAPVSLLGKTKNSEVLKPTPNKAIQIDARPLPSNKLRSKPQTPTTTGQTQPFSLDHDYCLPPKEPNQSDVGSRWNVKQQPSIVIKTVELSSIKPVQNSVSQASSTTEGTQRNLSFRQPSADTRCTLNSTALMTPDASPNRPDSESSLLDESKCNQQNSLDYSECSSRQCQQDRGRAKRRYRARSSSSSESSSESSSSRSRSPPSKRYRSRRSSSRSSSSSRSRSRSSSRSFSPPRRRRYSYSSSRSGSWSHSRSRSRSRSSDSPGYRHWRSHRSPSQRSDYHPSQNCSEDTKIRKEKAIEERRVVYVGRIRGSMTRKELKERFSFFGKIEECTVHFRENGDNYGFVTYYNTKDAFNAIENGGKLREQNELPFDLCFGGRRQFCKASYADLDSNREYDAKPTKGKFDALDFDTLLKQAQRNLKR from the exons ATGGCGGCGCGCTGGGGAACAGGCGAGGAGATGTTAAAAGCCTGTAATATTCAAATGTTCTCACCGGTGAATCTTGACGAG GCAGAGATCCTTCAGGGAAGCTTCACTGGTAGCTGTCTGGAGTATTCCAGCCTCAACAATGGAGATGCTCTTGAGGTTCTACATGGCTGCTTGGATCCTTCTATTCTGTCCATTTTTGAGGACAACCCCACTGGAGAA GTTAAATGTAATATTGATGAGGAAAGTGAAGCGACACTGCTCACAGCTCTCACTGAAATACTTGACAACGTTGATGATGAGAACTTATCCCCTTTTGACACTCTGCCGGATTCAGACCTGTTCTCAGGGCAGAAGGGTCAGGAACACTCTCCG CTGAGAAAGTTGCTCACACGGCCTCCTCCAGAGTCATTGATTCATGCAAGACAATTTCCTGGAAAG AGTCTTCCGAGAATGCAGAGAGTATCCCAGCAGAACAGTGAAGGAGAAGAGGAAGATGGGGATGCTAGTTTTTCAACCCCAATAGCCAATATTGATTTGTCGTCACTGGAGGAATTTGATTGGTGCCTTCCCGTGTCCTTGGAGCAGGATGGAGAGGGCATGCCTGTCACACTCAGCGATTTAGTAAAACACATGCACCCTTACTGCATGACGTTGTGTGTGGAAGGAGAAGAGGGACAAGAGCATATCCTACCTGAGAGGGGCCTTGTGCTAGAAGTGGTTGATCAAGGAGAACATGGAGAGCCCATCCTGGCAATCCCAGACCTTGGCCTCCctttttctcacacacactctgccgAAGGAGAGCAAAGAGTCCCAGAGAAAAGCATAAACAAGCTGGAACCAAAGCCTGAGGATAATGCTGAAAAAGTCCCACCACCTTCTGAAGAATCTCTCCTGGAAGAGAAGAAAAGGGCTGTCAAGTTATGTAAAGggaaaaagaaaagtaaatCTAAACTAGTTGAACAGAGAATTTTGAGAAGCTCAAGAGTTAAAGAGGAGCCTAAGAAGAAAAAGCAGGATgaacaaaagaagaaaaaggtGACTTTTTCACCTGATATCTTATCAGCAGAGCCTGAAAGACCTAAAACTGGTAATCCAACGAAGTCAATGACCCCTGAGCCAAGGGTTGAGAAGGAGCACATTATGACCCCTCAAACTAAAGCAAAAATCACTGACTCACAGCCAGAGAGTAAACCTCTTGAAAAGTCTGTAGCGGAAGAACCACTCTCAAAACAAGAGCCTGTTAGCGAGCAGCCTGCTGTTTGTCAGCGTAATGAAAGTAAGCCCAAACCTCTCAGTCTGCAGCAGTACCGTCTTCTCCGGCAGCAGAAGAAACCAGACCCGGTGGACAAAACAGAGGATTACAGCACTAAATGGCCCAAGTTGCCTGAAGCACCAAAGGAACTTCCCCCAATACCCTGCCTGCCAGACCCAAGCCCCAGAGATCCACGTAAAACCTTGCATACTTCAATTAAAAAAGACCCTGCACCTGAAATCATGCCTGCATGGCACCCGAGAGGCCCTGCTGCTCCCCCAACACCTGAAGCCCTGCTCATCCCTCCAGCTTCACTGATGGTTTCCTCTAAGACAAAACCTGCAACTTCTAATACATCAACCCCTTCACCTTCAGGTACATCTGAAAGTGCACCCCATTCAGTCCACTTGTCACCCCAGAAACTACCTGCTCCCAGTGGTGTGCCACAAAACACTATTCATAACAAGACTTCTACCCTGGTCAGTCATGTGGCTGAGGTGCCTCCTGAAAGGATGGTTTCACCACCAGTATCCACTACATCTGGAGACTCTCACTGTCTCAATACACCCAGTATTAAGGAAAGTTTACATAGTAACCCCAATGCTGCTCATGTGTGTGAAGGTGTACCTTCTAAAGATCCCTCAAGGCCTCAGATGATCACTACACCAGTTCAGAGCTCAAACTCCAGCCCTCTTAAACCTAGTGCTGCTGTGCCTGCAAAGAGAGAGACTGAGCAGGTTGTTTTGGCCCCTGTGTCTCATCAAGCCAAAAACACCATGCCAACTAATTCTAAAAAGCTGACCTCACGGTTACAGCCTCATGTTGCACCAATAGCTGCTCAGCCATTTTTCTCAGCTCAAGTTCAGGCCAGAGTTGTTGAACTGGCAGAGCAGATGAGGATGGCTTCTTCTGAGATCCCCAAACCAAAGAACACCACAGTAGAGCTGATTGAATCATTCACGAATGAAATTG GCATTGAAGCTGCTGATCTTACAAGCctactggagcagtttgaggAATCTCAGT CAAAAGAAGAGCCAAGGGTACCGGAGGTCTGTGGTAGAGCAGCCGCTGTAGGAAACTCCAG TTATGAGCAGCAGGTGGAGACTAAGGCCCTGGAGAAAACCCGCAACCATGACCTGGGAAGCACAGCag GCCTCACACCACCTGCCACACCCCCACACCAGATGTGGAAACCTATTGCACCGGTTTCATTACTGGGGAAAACCAAGAATTCCGAGGTCCTTAAGCCAACTCCTAATAAGGCCATTCAGATAGATGCAAGACCACTACCTTCAAATAAGTTGCGCAGCAAGCCTCAGACCCCTACTACCACTGGGCAGACTCAACCTTTCTCCCTGGATCATGACTACTGCCTCCCTCCAAAAGAACCCAATCAAAGTGATGTTGGCAGTCGGTGGAATGTCAAACAACAGCCTAGCATTGTTATCAAGACTGTCGAGCTGTCCTCCATTAAGCCAGTGCAGAACAGTGTCTCCCAGGCTTCATCAACTACAGAAGGAACCCAGAGGAATCTCAGCTTCAGGCAACCTTCCGCAGATACAAGGTGCACATTAAACAGCACAGCCTTGATGACTCCTGATGCCTCTCCAAACAGGCCTGACTCTGAAagttcattactggatgaatcaaaATGCAACCAGCAAAACTCTCTGGACTACTCGGAGTGTTCCTCCAGACAGTGCCAGCAGGACAGAGGTCGGGCAAAACGAAGATACAGAGCCCGATCCTCTAGTAGTTCAGAGTCCAGCTCGGAGTCCTCCTCCTCCAGATCACGCTCACCACCCAGTAAAAG ATACAGGTCTCGTCGCTCAAGCAGCAGATCCAGTTCGTCATCTCGGTCCCGGTCCAGATCCAGCTCCAGGTCGTTTTCCCCACCTCGACGGCGTCGATATTCCTATTCAAGCTCACGCTCTGGATCTTGGAGTCACAGCCGCTCTAGATCCAGGTCCCGCTCTTCTGATTCTCCTGGATATCGACATTGGAGAAGTCATAGAAG ccctagtcaGAGGTCTGATTACCATCCTTCACAAAATTGCAGTGAGGATACAAAGATACGCAAAGAGAAAGCCATT gagGAGCGGAGAGTTGTTTATGTTGGTCGTATTCGTGGAAGCATGACTCGTAAGGAGCTAAAAGAGCGCTTCTCATTCTTTGGAAAGATTGAGGAGTGCACTGTGCACTTTAGAGAAAATGG AGACAACTATGGCTTTGTGACATACTACAACACAAAGGATGCATTTAATGCTATTGAGAACGGAGGGAAGCTGAGGGAGCAGAATGAACTTCCATTTGACCTGTGCTTTGGAGGCAGGAGGCAGTTTTGCAAAGCCAGTTATGCTGATCTTG ATTCAAACCGGGAGTATGATGCAAAACCTACCAAGGGCAAATTTGATGCACTAGACTTTGACACTTTACTCAAGCAGGCTCAGAGGAATCTGAAAAGGTAA
- the pprc1 gene encoding peroxisome proliferator-activated receptor gamma coactivator-related protein 1 isoform X2 yields MAARWGTGEEMLKACNIQMFSPVNLDEAEILQGSFTGSCLEYSSLNNGDALEVLHGCLDPSILSIFEDNPTGEVKCNIDEESEATLLTALTEILDNVDDENLSPFDTLPDSDLFSGQKGQEHSPLRKLLTRPPPESLIHARQFPGKSLPRMQRVSQQNSEGEEEDGDASFSTPIANIDLSSLEEFDWCLPVSLEQDGEGMPVTLSDLVKHMHPYCMTLCVEGEEGQEHILPERGLVLEVVDQGEHGEPILAIPDLGLPFSHTHSAEGEQRVPEKSINKLEPKPEDNAEKVPPPSEESLLEEKKRAVKLCKGKKKSKSKLVEQRILRSSRVKEEPKKKKQDEQKKKKVTFSPDILSAEPERPKTGNPTKSMTPEPRVEKEHIMTPQTKAKITDSQPESKPLEKSVAEEPLSKQEPVSEQPAVCQRNESKPKPLSLQQYRLLRQQKKPDPVDKTEDYSTKWPKLPEAPKELPPIPCLPDPSPRDPRKTLHTSIKKDPAPEIMPAWHPRGPAAPPTPEALLIPPASLMVSSKTKPATSNTSTPSPSGTSESAPHSVHLSPQKLPAPSGVPQNTIHNKTSTLVSHVAEVPPERMVSPPVSTTSGDSHCLNTPSIKESLHSNPNAAHVCEGVPSKDPSRPQMITTPVQSSNSSPLKPSAAVPAKRETEQVVLAPVSHQAKNTMPTNSKKLTSRLQPHVAPIAAQPFFSAQVQARVVELAEQMRMASSEIPKPKNTTVELIESFTNEIGIEAADLTSLLEQFEESQSKEEPRVPEVCGRAAAVGNSSYEQQVETKALEKTRNHDLGSTAGLTPPATPPHQMWKPIAPVSLLGKTKNSEVLKPTPNKAIQIDARPLPSNKLRSKPQTPTTTGQTQPFSLDHDYCLPPKEPNQSDVGSRWNVKQQPSIVIKTVELSSIKPVQNSVSQASSTTEGTQRNLSFRQPSADTRCTLNSTALMTPDASPNRPDSESSLLDESKCNQQNSLDYSECSSRQCQQDRGRAKRRYRARSSSSSESSSESSSSRSRSPPSKRSRRSSSRSSSSSRSRSRSSSRSFSPPRRRRYSYSSSRSGSWSHSRSRSRSRSSDSPGYRHWRSHRSPSQRSDYHPSQNCSEDTKIRKEKAIEERRVVYVGRIRGSMTRKELKERFSFFGKIEECTVHFRENGDNYGFVTYYNTKDAFNAIENGGKLREQNELPFDLCFGGRRQFCKASYADLDSNREYDAKPTKGKFDALDFDTLLKQAQRNLKR; encoded by the exons ATGGCGGCGCGCTGGGGAACAGGCGAGGAGATGTTAAAAGCCTGTAATATTCAAATGTTCTCACCGGTGAATCTTGACGAG GCAGAGATCCTTCAGGGAAGCTTCACTGGTAGCTGTCTGGAGTATTCCAGCCTCAACAATGGAGATGCTCTTGAGGTTCTACATGGCTGCTTGGATCCTTCTATTCTGTCCATTTTTGAGGACAACCCCACTGGAGAA GTTAAATGTAATATTGATGAGGAAAGTGAAGCGACACTGCTCACAGCTCTCACTGAAATACTTGACAACGTTGATGATGAGAACTTATCCCCTTTTGACACTCTGCCGGATTCAGACCTGTTCTCAGGGCAGAAGGGTCAGGAACACTCTCCG CTGAGAAAGTTGCTCACACGGCCTCCTCCAGAGTCATTGATTCATGCAAGACAATTTCCTGGAAAG AGTCTTCCGAGAATGCAGAGAGTATCCCAGCAGAACAGTGAAGGAGAAGAGGAAGATGGGGATGCTAGTTTTTCAACCCCAATAGCCAATATTGATTTGTCGTCACTGGAGGAATTTGATTGGTGCCTTCCCGTGTCCTTGGAGCAGGATGGAGAGGGCATGCCTGTCACACTCAGCGATTTAGTAAAACACATGCACCCTTACTGCATGACGTTGTGTGTGGAAGGAGAAGAGGGACAAGAGCATATCCTACCTGAGAGGGGCCTTGTGCTAGAAGTGGTTGATCAAGGAGAACATGGAGAGCCCATCCTGGCAATCCCAGACCTTGGCCTCCctttttctcacacacactctgccgAAGGAGAGCAAAGAGTCCCAGAGAAAAGCATAAACAAGCTGGAACCAAAGCCTGAGGATAATGCTGAAAAAGTCCCACCACCTTCTGAAGAATCTCTCCTGGAAGAGAAGAAAAGGGCTGTCAAGTTATGTAAAGggaaaaagaaaagtaaatCTAAACTAGTTGAACAGAGAATTTTGAGAAGCTCAAGAGTTAAAGAGGAGCCTAAGAAGAAAAAGCAGGATgaacaaaagaagaaaaaggtGACTTTTTCACCTGATATCTTATCAGCAGAGCCTGAAAGACCTAAAACTGGTAATCCAACGAAGTCAATGACCCCTGAGCCAAGGGTTGAGAAGGAGCACATTATGACCCCTCAAACTAAAGCAAAAATCACTGACTCACAGCCAGAGAGTAAACCTCTTGAAAAGTCTGTAGCGGAAGAACCACTCTCAAAACAAGAGCCTGTTAGCGAGCAGCCTGCTGTTTGTCAGCGTAATGAAAGTAAGCCCAAACCTCTCAGTCTGCAGCAGTACCGTCTTCTCCGGCAGCAGAAGAAACCAGACCCGGTGGACAAAACAGAGGATTACAGCACTAAATGGCCCAAGTTGCCTGAAGCACCAAAGGAACTTCCCCCAATACCCTGCCTGCCAGACCCAAGCCCCAGAGATCCACGTAAAACCTTGCATACTTCAATTAAAAAAGACCCTGCACCTGAAATCATGCCTGCATGGCACCCGAGAGGCCCTGCTGCTCCCCCAACACCTGAAGCCCTGCTCATCCCTCCAGCTTCACTGATGGTTTCCTCTAAGACAAAACCTGCAACTTCTAATACATCAACCCCTTCACCTTCAGGTACATCTGAAAGTGCACCCCATTCAGTCCACTTGTCACCCCAGAAACTACCTGCTCCCAGTGGTGTGCCACAAAACACTATTCATAACAAGACTTCTACCCTGGTCAGTCATGTGGCTGAGGTGCCTCCTGAAAGGATGGTTTCACCACCAGTATCCACTACATCTGGAGACTCTCACTGTCTCAATACACCCAGTATTAAGGAAAGTTTACATAGTAACCCCAATGCTGCTCATGTGTGTGAAGGTGTACCTTCTAAAGATCCCTCAAGGCCTCAGATGATCACTACACCAGTTCAGAGCTCAAACTCCAGCCCTCTTAAACCTAGTGCTGCTGTGCCTGCAAAGAGAGAGACTGAGCAGGTTGTTTTGGCCCCTGTGTCTCATCAAGCCAAAAACACCATGCCAACTAATTCTAAAAAGCTGACCTCACGGTTACAGCCTCATGTTGCACCAATAGCTGCTCAGCCATTTTTCTCAGCTCAAGTTCAGGCCAGAGTTGTTGAACTGGCAGAGCAGATGAGGATGGCTTCTTCTGAGATCCCCAAACCAAAGAACACCACAGTAGAGCTGATTGAATCATTCACGAATGAAATTG GCATTGAAGCTGCTGATCTTACAAGCctactggagcagtttgaggAATCTCAGT CAAAAGAAGAGCCAAGGGTACCGGAGGTCTGTGGTAGAGCAGCCGCTGTAGGAAACTCCAG TTATGAGCAGCAGGTGGAGACTAAGGCCCTGGAGAAAACCCGCAACCATGACCTGGGAAGCACAGCag GCCTCACACCACCTGCCACACCCCCACACCAGATGTGGAAACCTATTGCACCGGTTTCATTACTGGGGAAAACCAAGAATTCCGAGGTCCTTAAGCCAACTCCTAATAAGGCCATTCAGATAGATGCAAGACCACTACCTTCAAATAAGTTGCGCAGCAAGCCTCAGACCCCTACTACCACTGGGCAGACTCAACCTTTCTCCCTGGATCATGACTACTGCCTCCCTCCAAAAGAACCCAATCAAAGTGATGTTGGCAGTCGGTGGAATGTCAAACAACAGCCTAGCATTGTTATCAAGACTGTCGAGCTGTCCTCCATTAAGCCAGTGCAGAACAGTGTCTCCCAGGCTTCATCAACTACAGAAGGAACCCAGAGGAATCTCAGCTTCAGGCAACCTTCCGCAGATACAAGGTGCACATTAAACAGCACAGCCTTGATGACTCCTGATGCCTCTCCAAACAGGCCTGACTCTGAAagttcattactggatgaatcaaaATGCAACCAGCAAAACTCTCTGGACTACTCGGAGTGTTCCTCCAGACAGTGCCAGCAGGACAGAGGTCGGGCAAAACGAAGATACAGAGCCCGATCCTCTAGTAGTTCAGAGTCCAGCTCGGAGTCCTCCTCCTCCAGATCACGCTCACCACCCAGTAAAAG GTCTCGTCGCTCAAGCAGCAGATCCAGTTCGTCATCTCGGTCCCGGTCCAGATCCAGCTCCAGGTCGTTTTCCCCACCTCGACGGCGTCGATATTCCTATTCAAGCTCACGCTCTGGATCTTGGAGTCACAGCCGCTCTAGATCCAGGTCCCGCTCTTCTGATTCTCCTGGATATCGACATTGGAGAAGTCATAGAAG ccctagtcaGAGGTCTGATTACCATCCTTCACAAAATTGCAGTGAGGATACAAAGATACGCAAAGAGAAAGCCATT gagGAGCGGAGAGTTGTTTATGTTGGTCGTATTCGTGGAAGCATGACTCGTAAGGAGCTAAAAGAGCGCTTCTCATTCTTTGGAAAGATTGAGGAGTGCACTGTGCACTTTAGAGAAAATGG AGACAACTATGGCTTTGTGACATACTACAACACAAAGGATGCATTTAATGCTATTGAGAACGGAGGGAAGCTGAGGGAGCAGAATGAACTTCCATTTGACCTGTGCTTTGGAGGCAGGAGGCAGTTTTGCAAAGCCAGTTATGCTGATCTTG ATTCAAACCGGGAGTATGATGCAAAACCTACCAAGGGCAAATTTGATGCACTAGACTTTGACACTTTACTCAAGCAGGCTCAGAGGAATCTGAAAAGGTAA
- the oga gene encoding protein O-GlcNAcase has protein sequence MVQKDKIIESSQPEIEANPLPTEVVADTQCPVDEPSIIERTGRRKFITGVVEGFYGRPWTMEQRKELFRRQQKWGLNTYLYAPKDDYKHRMFWREMYSVEEADQLTTLISAAKEHGIEFIYAISPGLDITFSNQKEVSTLKRKLDQVSHFGCKSFALLFDDIDHNMCPADKEVFSSFAHAQLSITNEIFQYLGEPEIFLFCPTEYCGTFCYPNVPQSPYLRTIGEKLLPGIEVLWTGPKVVSKDITVESIEEVTKILRRAPVIWDNIHANDYDQKRLFLGPYKGRSTELIPRLKGVLTNPNCEFESNFVAIHTLATWYKSNMNGVRKDVVMTDSEDSTVSIQIKLENEGSDEELETDILYSPQIALKLALTEWLIEFGVPHQYNSRQVPHSGTKSTSVDVPALTSPSLGTSTTVTTVFHQPIMSPAMPLGDELHVLGKEEEVEVEVEKKESDEEPMEMVVEKHDEVDDNKNVNQILTEIVKAKMTEDLKPMDTDKESLTESKSPEMSIQEDSGSDIAPMQTDDQLNKELFVPGPNEKPLFAAEALTLADLILLAELFYLPYEHGPKAVQMLKEFNWLRANSNYVSVNSKAKDPEKVTEWQARAENFEEMCCSVIQMFTRLSNSANRTILYDLYPYIWDIKSIISMVKSFVQWLGCRSQSSAQFLSGDQEPWAFRGGLAGEFQRLLPIDGANDLFYQPPPSMPTSKIYTIRPYFPKDESAIYKVCKEMFTESCEDISFPDESPDLIGDRLVGGFLTLSPDYGFVLEDEEGICGYALGTVDVKPFVKKCQMSWIPFMQEKYIKPDTEKDLSEAEKMMLSFHEEEEVLPESFLSNFPSLIKVDIHAKVTDPSVAKSMMGCLLSSLKANGSHGAFCEVRQMDKRMLDFYGKLGCFEVAKMEGFPKDVIIMGRSL, from the exons ATGGTTCAGAAAGATAAAATAATCGAGTCGTCACAACCAGAGATTGAGGCGAATCCACTGCCAACCGAGGTTGTTGCAGATACGCAGTGTCCAGTTGACGAGCCCAGTATAATTGAGCGAACAGGCCGAAGGAAATTCATCACTGGTGTTGTAGAGG GTTTCTATGGACGTCCATGGACTATGGAACAAAGGAAAGAGCTTTTCAGGAG gCAGCAGAAATGGGGTTTGAACACCTATCTGTATGCCCCAAAAGATGACTACAAACACAGAATGTTTTGGAGAGAAATGTATTCTGTTGAAGAAGCAG ACCAACTTACAACTTTAATAAGTGCTGCTAAAGAGCATGGGATTGAGTTCATTTATGCCATTTCCCCTGGCCTGGACATTACATTCTCAAATCAGAAGGAAGTGTCGACACTTAAAAGAAAGTTAGACCAG GTCTCTCATTTTGGGTGCAAGTCGTTTGCCTTACTGTTTGATGACATCGATCATAACATGTGTCCAGCTGACAAGGAGGTATTCAGCTCTTTTGCACATGCCCAACTGTCTATCACCAATGAGATCTTCCAATATTTGGGAGAAcctgaaatatttttattttgcccCACAG AGTATTGTGGAACATTTTGTTATCCAAATGTGCCACAGTCGCCTTACCTGCGCACAATAGGTGAAAAGCTGCTTCCTGGTATTGAGGTGCTGTGGACCG GTCCAAAGGTAGTTTCTAAAGACATAACTGTTGAATCTATTGAAGAAGTCACAAAGATTCTGAGAAGAGCTCCTGTCATCTGGGACAATATTCATGCTAATGACTATGATCAGAAGAGACTTTTCTTGGGGCCTTATAAAGGCCGGTCCACAGAGCTCATTCCTCGGCTAAAGGGAGTCCTCACCAACCCCAACTGTGAATTTGAGTCTAATTTTGTGGCCATTCACACGTTAGCCACGTGGTATAAGTCTAACATGAATGGAGTGAGAAAAGATGTTGTCATGA CTGACAGTGAAGACAGCACTGTGTCCATCCAGATAAAGCTGGAAAATGAGGGCAGTGATGAGGAGCTAGAAACTGACATCCTCTATAGCCCACAGATCGCGCTCAAGCTGGCTCTCACTGAATGGCTAATCGAGTTTGGAGTGCCTCATCAGTACAACA GTCGACAGGTACCTCACAGTGGAACTAAAAGCACTTCTGTGGATGTTCCTGCACTCACTTCTCCCAGCCTGGGCACTTCCACTACAGTGACTACAGTCTTCCATCAGCCTATCATGAGTCCAGCCATGCCGCTTGGTGATGAACTGCATGTGCTTGGCAAAGAAGAAGAGGTGGAGGTGGAGGTAGAGAAGAAGGAGTCCGATGAAGAACCCATGGAGATGGTTGTGGAGAAACACGATGAGGTGGACGACAATAAAAATGTCAACCAGATCCTCACAGAGATTGTCAAGGCTAAAATGACCGAAGATCTCAAACCCATGGACACAGACAAAGAGAGCCTGACGGAGTCCAAGTCCCCAGAGATGTCCATTCAAGAGGATTCAGGCAGCGACATTGCACCAATGCAGACTGATGATCAACTCAATAAGGAATTGTTTGTTCCAGGTCCCAATGAGAAACCACTGTTCGCTGCTGAAGCACTTACTCTGGCAGATTTAATCCTGCTGGCTGAACTCTTCTACCTGCCATACGAACACGGTCCAAAAGCAGTACAGATGCTAAAAGAGTTTAACTGGTTGAGAGCCAATAGCAATTATGTTAGTGTTAATTCCAAAGCAAAGGATCCAGAGAAG GTGACTGAATGGCAAGCCAGAGCGGAAAACTTTGAGGAGATGTGCTGCTCCGTCATCCAGATGTTCACCAGGCTCTCCAACTCAGCCAACAGGACCATTCTGTATGACCTGTATCCCTATATCTGGGATATAAAGAGTATCATCTCAATGGTGAAATCATTTGTTCAGTGGTTAG GGTGTCGTAGTCAGTCGTCAGCACAGTTCTTAAGTGGCGACCAAGAGCCCTGGGCCTTTAGGGGCGGTCTAGCAGGAGAGTTCCAG AGACTGTTGCCAATTGATGGGGCAAATGATCTTTTCTACCAGCCACCACCATCAATGCCTACTTCCAAAATCTATACCATAAGGCCTTACTTTCCCAAAGACGAG TCTGCCATCTATAAGGTCTGCAAGGAGATGTTCACTGAGAGCTGTGAGGACATTTCTTTCCCAGATGAGTCACCGGACCTTATTGGAGACAG GTTGGTGGGTGGTTTTCTGACGCTCAGCCCAGACTATGGCTTTGTGCTTGAGGATGAAGAAGGTATCTGCGGCTACGCTCTGGGCACTGTGGATGTCAAACCTTTTGTGAAGAAATGCCAGATGAGTTGGATTCCGTTCATGCAGGAGAAATACATCAAGCCAGACACCGAGAAGGACCTGTCAGAGGCTGAG AAAATGATGCTAAGTTTccatgaggaggaggaggtttTGCCAGAATCATTCCTCAGTAACTTCCCATCGCTTATTAAAGTGGACATTCACGCAAAGGTTACTGACCCGAGTGTAGCTAAAAGCATGATGGGATGTCTCCTCTCATCACTGAAAGCTAATG GCTCGCATGGTGCTTTCTGTGAGGTCCGGCAGATGGACAAAAGGATGTTGGACTTTTATGGCAAACTGGGCTGCTTTGAAGTGGCCAAAATGGAGGGATTCCCAAAAGACGTTATTATAATGGGGAGGAGTTTGTGA
- the npm3 gene encoding nucleoplasmin-3, whose translation MSFLEDETSDSGVDSRSRLESYVFSCELSSEVPFYTFQADEDEDVEHFLELRTICLGDGAKEENNVVEVTAMNHQGKKISVPVANLNISCLPMVSLGEFELMAPVTLRLKSGSGPVTVSGLHLVATENEDSEISDDDDDDDVSEEEMPSVKPAKKKQKV comes from the exons ATGTCGTTTTTGGAGGACGAAACATCAGACAGTGGGGTTGACTCACGTTCGCGATTGGAAAGCTATGTGTTCA GCTGTGAGTTGTCTTCTGAAGTTCCATTTTACACATTTCAAgcagatgaagatgaagatgtgGAACATTTTCTGGAGCTCAGGACG ATTTGTCTGGGTGATGGTGCCAAAGAGGAAAATAACGTTGTGGAAGTGACTGCAATGAATCACCAAGGAAAGAAAATATCAGTGCCTGTAGCTAATCTCAACATTTCCTGCCTTCCTATG GTAAGCCTTGGGGAGTTTGAGCTGATGGCTCCTGTCACGCTACGCCTGAAATCTGGATCTGGACCAGTGACTGTCAGTGGGTTACATTTAGTTG CCACAGAAAATGAAGATTCTGAAATATcagacgatgatgatgatgatgatgttagCGAGGAGGAAATGCCCTCAGTCAAACCAGCCAAGAAAAAGCAGAAGGTTTAA